The Halomonas qaidamensis genome includes the window AGTGCCATCGATACCCGCACGAATATAAAGTGCGCATGGAAGCCCTTGTTTTTCTTCTAGGATGGGATAGTAGCTACGATTAAAGAAATCCTTGAGTGCGCCGCTCATATAGCCCAGGTTTTCCGTTGTGCCGAGTAAAATGCCATCGCAGGCGCGAATATCTTCTGGTCCAGCCTCAAACGGCGTTTTTACTGTGCAAGTAACCTGTTCTATGGTGTCTTGGCTAGCACCTCGTTTTGCGGCTTCGCTCAAGACACGGGTATTTAGTGAGGGTGCATGGGCAACGATTAATAGATGTTTCATGATAGCGCCCCGTTAAATGATAATTTGCATGGCTAGTGCAACGTGTTCCACGGCTAAGTATGACCACGATGAGAGCCTATATGTCTGATAATGCCTCAATCAATGTTTTCTACGATGCTGTTTGCCCTATTTGCAGGAAGGATCGTCGTCTTTTTGAGCGCTGGGCTGGCAAGCATGGCAACGGGATTAACTGGTGTGATGTCACTGAGCACCAACGGCAGTTGCGTGAAAAAGGGGTGACACCAAACGCTGCTTTACGCTCGCTGCA containing:
- a CDS encoding flavodoxin family protein, which translates into the protein MKHLLIVAHAPSLNTRVLSEAAKRGASQDTIEQVTCTVKTPFEAGPEDIRACDGILLGTTENLGYMSGALKDFFNRSYYPILEEKQGLPCALYIRAGIDGTGTRRAVESIVTGLRWRWVQEPLTLRGQWQDTFADQVEELGLYMAAGLDNGLF
- a CDS encoding thiol-disulfide oxidoreductase DCC family protein, with product MSDNASINVFYDAVCPICRKDRRLFERWAGKHGNGINWCDVTEHQRQLREKGVTPNAALRSLHIEKADGTLIEGIDAYRLLMMRIPLLVPIAWLIGLPGIKKALRWYYDCWVKKRLKREGRWSE